Proteins from one Enterobacter bugandensis genomic window:
- a CDS encoding MurR/RpiR family transcriptional regulator — protein sequence MNSFQGSERLIFEYIQHHACNISNISAKEIARDTFTTTTSVNRVCKKMGYKSYTELRYRFLRDHFTPAPAVPDAGPQADDIVAEVSRLLIHSSHIYLYARGASLTSLNYLSRFLSLASLPHLILNDMHQLTRVSKGTLVLISKSGETQSLIEMARNALRKGLKIIAITRQGATLASISTLCWPLSIDINAVSLYQREGQLELLSAVDRIGCRLLQHDTV from the coding sequence ATGAATTCATTCCAGGGAAGTGAACGCTTGATATTTGAATACATTCAGCATCACGCGTGTAATATTTCTAATATTTCGGCAAAAGAGATTGCCCGTGATACCTTTACAACGACAACATCCGTTAATCGTGTGTGTAAAAAAATGGGGTATAAAAGCTATACCGAACTTCGGTATCGTTTTTTACGCGATCATTTTACCCCTGCGCCTGCAGTGCCCGACGCGGGTCCGCAGGCGGACGACATTGTGGCGGAGGTGTCCAGGCTGCTCATCCATTCCAGCCATATCTATCTGTACGCACGCGGCGCCTCGCTTACCAGCCTCAACTACCTGTCGCGCTTTTTATCGCTGGCGAGCCTGCCGCATCTTATTTTGAATGACATGCACCAGCTGACACGGGTATCGAAGGGGACGCTGGTGCTGATCAGCAAATCCGGGGAGACACAGTCGCTGATAGAAATGGCGCGAAACGCGCTGCGCAAGGGCTTAAAGATTATTGCAATTACCCGTCAGGGGGCGACGCTGGCGTCGATCTCAACGCTATGCTGGCCGTTATCGATCGACATTAACGCGGTATCGCTGTATCAGCGGGAGGGACAGCTTGAACTGTTAAGCGCCGTGGACCGTATCGGCTGCAGGCTGCTGCAGCACGATACGGTGTAG
- a CDS encoding oligogalacturonate-specific porin KdgM family protein, with amino-acid sequence MKKTIIKVTCISALLLSTQGWCRNTSVDLRFGHNTRSDVNDSRIKVMHQADNGFYFSVEAAQNHNDTFFGDTDRNNPDDKGLTEAAQEIETRWRFNLGNGFAVAPGMVTVFTPSNTHYRPFIQGWKAFDNGLNLSARYRYNTINDAHSDKELDGSGYTRRQSHQFDIWFAYNIGKFGMSYNPRFRWQDNVDQGTGDDTYWEHTVAFNYQLDDGWTPYVELVSLDKTYINNDGNHENDYAVRLGIVKQL; translated from the coding sequence ATGAAAAAGACAATTATTAAAGTAACGTGTATTAGCGCATTATTATTGAGCACACAAGGATGGTGCAGAAATACGTCCGTCGACCTTCGCTTTGGCCATAATACGCGCTCTGACGTAAATGATTCTCGTATTAAGGTTATGCATCAGGCGGATAACGGTTTTTACTTCTCCGTTGAAGCCGCACAAAACCATAACGACACCTTTTTTGGTGATACCGACCGAAATAATCCCGATGACAAAGGATTAACGGAGGCGGCACAGGAGATTGAAACGCGCTGGCGCTTCAATCTGGGCAATGGCTTTGCCGTTGCGCCTGGCATGGTGACGGTTTTCACCCCCAGTAATACCCACTATCGCCCCTTCATTCAGGGCTGGAAAGCGTTTGATAACGGTCTGAACCTCTCTGCCCGTTACCGTTATAACACCATCAATGACGCGCACAGCGACAAAGAACTCGACGGCAGCGGCTATACCCGCCGTCAGTCACACCAGTTCGACATTTGGTTCGCGTACAATATTGGCAAATTCGGTATGTCCTACAACCCGCGCTTCCGCTGGCAGGATAATGTCGATCAGGGAACCGGGGATGATACCTACTGGGAGCATACCGTTGCGTTCAACTACCAGCTCGACGATGGCTGGACGCCTTACGTCGAGCTGGTGTCACTGGATAAAACCTATATCAACAATGACGGCAACCATGAAAATGATTATGCCGTACGTCTGGGGATAGTGAAGCAGCTCTGA
- the treC gene encoding alpha,alpha-phosphotrehalase yields MNTLPHWWQNGVIYQIYPKSFQDTTGSGTGDLRGVTQRLDYLKTLGIDAIWLTPFYISPQVDNGYDVANYTAIDPSFGTLDDFDELVAEAHERGIRIVLDMVFNHTSTQHAWFRESLNKESPYRQFYIWRDGTPEQLPNNWRSKFGGNAWRWHAESEQYYLHLFAPEQADLNWENPAVRAELKKVCEFWADRGVDGLRLDVINLISKDQDFPDDTIGDGRRFYTDGPRIHEYLQEMSRDVFTPRNLMTVGEMSSTSLENCQQYASLDGRELSMTFNFHHLKVDYPGGEKWTKAKPDFVALKTLFRHWQQGMHNKAWNALFWCNHDQPRIVSRFGDEGEHRVHAAKMLGMVLHGMQGTPYIYQGEELGMTNPHFSRITDYRDVESLNMFAELRANGREPDELLAILASKSRDNGRTPMQWDSSHNAGFTEGEPWIGVCDNYETVNARTALDDPDSVFYTYQSLIRLRKTLPVLTWGDYDDLLPEHPSLWCYRRQWQGQTLMVVANLSRERQQWQPDPVQGAWQVALSNYEDVPSRPDTLQLRPFEAIWWVQE; encoded by the coding sequence ATGAATACCCTTCCTCACTGGTGGCAAAACGGCGTCATCTACCAGATTTACCCAAAGAGTTTTCAGGACACCACCGGCAGCGGCACCGGCGATCTGCGCGGCGTGACGCAGCGGCTGGATTACCTGAAAACCCTCGGCATCGACGCTATCTGGCTGACGCCGTTTTATATTTCCCCGCAGGTGGATAACGGCTACGACGTGGCGAATTACACCGCCATCGACCCGTCCTTTGGCACGCTGGATGACTTTGACGAGCTGGTTGCCGAAGCGCACGAACGCGGCATTCGCATCGTGCTGGATATGGTGTTTAACCATACTTCCACGCAGCACGCATGGTTCCGCGAGTCGCTGAACAAAGAGAGCCCGTACCGCCAATTCTACATCTGGCGCGACGGCACGCCGGAGCAGCTCCCCAACAACTGGCGCTCCAAGTTTGGCGGCAACGCCTGGCGCTGGCACGCCGAGAGCGAGCAGTATTACCTGCACCTTTTCGCGCCCGAGCAGGCGGATCTCAACTGGGAAAACCCGGCGGTGCGCGCCGAGCTGAAAAAGGTATGCGAGTTCTGGGCCGATCGCGGCGTGGACGGCTTGCGTCTGGACGTGATTAACCTCATCTCTAAAGATCAGGATTTCCCGGACGACACCATTGGCGACGGTCGCCGCTTCTACACTGACGGGCCGCGCATCCACGAATATCTCCAGGAGATGAGCCGCGACGTCTTCACCCCGCGCAACCTGATGACAGTGGGCGAGATGTCGTCAACCTCGCTGGAGAACTGCCAGCAGTACGCGTCGCTCGACGGGCGCGAGCTGTCGATGACCTTTAACTTCCACCACCTGAAGGTGGACTACCCCGGCGGCGAAAAGTGGACGAAGGCAAAGCCGGACTTCGTGGCGCTGAAAACCCTTTTCCGCCACTGGCAGCAGGGGATGCACAACAAAGCCTGGAACGCGCTGTTCTGGTGTAACCACGACCAGCCGCGCATCGTGTCGCGCTTTGGCGACGAAGGGGAACACCGCGTTCACGCTGCAAAGATGCTCGGCATGGTGCTGCACGGCATGCAGGGCACGCCGTATATCTACCAGGGTGAAGAGCTGGGCATGACCAACCCGCACTTCAGCCGCATCACCGACTACCGCGACGTGGAAAGCCTGAACATGTTCGCCGAATTGCGGGCCAATGGCCGTGAGCCGGATGAATTACTGGCGATTCTGGCGAGTAAATCCCGCGATAACGGGCGAACCCCAATGCAGTGGGACTCGTCGCACAATGCGGGCTTTACCGAGGGCGAGCCGTGGATTGGGGTCTGCGATAACTATGAAACCGTGAATGCCCGTACGGCGCTGGACGACCCGGATTCAGTGTTCTACACCTATCAGTCGCTGATTCGTCTGCGCAAAACCCTCCCGGTGCTGACGTGGGGGGATTACGACGATCTGCTGCCGGAACACCCTTCCCTGTGGTGCTATCGCCGCCAGTGGCAGGGCCAGACGCTGATGGTGGTGGCAAACCTGAGCCGAGAGCGCCAGCAGTGGCAGCCGGACCCGGTCCAGGGCGCATGGCAGGTCGCACTCAGCAACTATGAGGACGTCCCCTCTCGTCCCGATACGCTGCAACTGCGCCCGTTTGAAGCCATCTGGTGGGTGCAGGAATAA
- the treB gene encoding PTS trehalose transporter subunit IIBC, giving the protein MSKVKQADIDRLIVLVGGRENIATVSHCITRLRFVLNDPAKANPKAIEELSMVKGCFTNAGQFQVVIGTEVGDYYQALLATTGHSSADKEQAKKAARQNMKWHEQLISHFAEIFFPLLPALISGGLILGFRNVIGDVPMSDGKTLAQMYPALQSIYDFLWLIGEAIFFYLPVGICWSAVRKMGGTPILGIVLGVTLVSPQLMNAYLLGQQVPEVWNFGLFTIAKVGYQAQVIPALLAGLALGFIETRLKRIVPDYLYLVVVPVCSLILAVFLAHAFIGPFGRMIGDGVAFAVRHLMTGSFAPIGAALFGFLYAPLVITGVHQTTLAIDMQMIQSLGGTPVWPIIALSNIAQASAVTGIIIVSRKHNEREISVPAAISAYLGVTEPAMYGINLKYRFPMLCAMIGSGLAGLLCGLNGVMANGIGVGGLPGILSIQPTFWQVFALAMAVAIIVPMALTTVVYQRKFRQGTLQIV; this is encoded by the coding sequence ATGAGTAAAGTCAAACAAGCAGATATCGATCGGCTGATCGTCCTGGTCGGCGGCCGCGAAAACATCGCCACCGTCAGCCATTGCATTACCCGCCTGCGCTTCGTGCTGAACGATCCGGCCAAGGCCAACCCGAAGGCGATTGAAGAGCTTTCCATGGTGAAAGGCTGCTTCACCAACGCCGGACAGTTCCAGGTGGTGATTGGTACCGAAGTGGGCGATTACTATCAGGCTCTGCTGGCGACCACCGGACACTCTTCTGCCGATAAAGAGCAGGCGAAGAAGGCGGCGCGCCAGAATATGAAGTGGCACGAGCAGCTGATTTCCCACTTTGCAGAAATCTTCTTCCCGCTGCTGCCGGCGCTGATCAGCGGGGGCTTAATTTTGGGCTTCCGTAACGTCATCGGCGATGTGCCAATGAGCGACGGTAAAACCCTGGCGCAGATGTACCCGGCGCTGCAAAGCATCTATGACTTCCTGTGGCTGATTGGCGAGGCGATTTTCTTCTATCTGCCGGTCGGGATCTGCTGGTCCGCCGTGCGCAAGATGGGCGGTACGCCAATTCTCGGTATCGTACTGGGCGTCACGCTGGTCTCTCCGCAGTTAATGAACGCTTACTTACTTGGTCAGCAGGTGCCTGAGGTATGGAACTTCGGTCTGTTTACCATCGCCAAGGTGGGCTATCAGGCGCAGGTCATTCCGGCCCTGCTGGCGGGTCTGGCGCTGGGCTTTATTGAGACGCGTCTGAAGCGCATCGTGCCGGATTACCTCTACCTGGTGGTGGTGCCGGTCTGCTCGCTGATCCTGGCCGTCTTCCTGGCGCACGCTTTTATCGGTCCGTTTGGCCGCATGATTGGCGACGGCGTGGCCTTCGCGGTGCGTCATCTGATGACCGGCAGCTTCGCGCCAATCGGTGCCGCGCTGTTTGGCTTCCTGTATGCCCCGCTGGTGATCACCGGCGTGCACCAGACCACGCTGGCCATCGATATGCAGATGATCCAGAGCCTCGGCGGTACCCCGGTCTGGCCGATTATCGCCCTCTCTAACATTGCGCAGGCCTCTGCGGTGACCGGCATCATTATCGTTAGCCGTAAGCACAACGAGCGTGAGATCTCCGTTCCGGCGGCCATCTCCGCCTATCTCGGCGTCACCGAACCGGCGATGTACGGCATCAACCTGAAGTACCGCTTCCCGATGCTCTGCGCGATGATCGGCTCTGGCCTGGCGGGCCTGCTGTGCGGCCTGAACGGCGTGATGGCGAACGGGATTGGCGTCGGCGGCCTGCCGGGCATCCTCTCCATCCAGCCTACTTTCTGGCAGGTGTTTGCCCTGGCAATGGCGGTGGCGATTATCGTCCCCATGGCGCTCACCACCGTGGTTTACCAGCGTAAGTTCCGTCAGGGCACGCTGCAGATTGTTTAA
- the treR gene encoding trehalose operon repressor TreR gives MQNRLTIKDIARLSGVGKSTVSRVLNNESGVSERTRERVEAVMNQHGFSPSRSARAMRGQSDKVVAIIVSRLDSLSENLAVQTMLPAFYEQGYDPIMMESQFSPQLVEEHLGMLQRRNIDGVVLFGFTGIDEEMLKHWQPSLVLLARDAHGFASVCYDDEGAIITLMQRLYEEGHRHISYLGVPHADVTTGKRRHEAYLAFCKKHNLPAVASLPGLGMKQGYEQVASVLTPQTTALVCATDTLALGASKYLQEQRIDNLQVASVGSTPLMKFLHPEIITVDPGYAESGRQAAAQLIEQINGRSEPRQIVIPARLS, from the coding sequence ATGCAGAACCGCCTTACGATTAAAGACATCGCGCGTTTAAGCGGCGTGGGGAAATCAACCGTCTCACGCGTGCTGAACAACGAAAGCGGCGTCAGCGAACGCACCCGCGAGCGCGTTGAGGCGGTCATGAATCAGCACGGTTTTTCCCCTTCCCGCTCCGCGCGCGCCATGCGCGGGCAGAGCGATAAAGTGGTTGCGATCATCGTTTCGCGTCTGGATTCCCTCTCCGAAAACCTCGCCGTTCAGACCATGCTGCCTGCCTTCTACGAGCAGGGCTATGATCCGATCATGATGGAGAGCCAGTTCTCGCCACAGCTGGTGGAAGAACATCTCGGCATGCTCCAGCGCCGTAACATTGACGGCGTGGTGCTGTTTGGTTTTACCGGCATTGACGAGGAGATGCTGAAACACTGGCAGCCGTCTCTGGTGCTGCTGGCGCGCGATGCCCACGGCTTTGCCTCCGTCTGTTATGACGATGAGGGGGCGATTATCACCCTGATGCAGCGCCTGTACGAAGAAGGCCACCGCCACATCAGCTATCTGGGCGTGCCGCACGCGGACGTTACCACCGGCAAGCGCCGCCACGAGGCCTATCTGGCCTTTTGCAAAAAGCACAATCTCCCTGCCGTGGCCTCCCTGCCGGGGCTGGGCATGAAGCAGGGCTACGAGCAGGTCGCCAGCGTCCTGACGCCGCAGACCACCGCGCTGGTGTGCGCCACGGACACCCTTGCGCTGGGTGCCAGCAAGTATCTGCAGGAGCAGCGCATTGATAACCTGCAGGTGGCGAGCGTCGGCAGCACGCCGCTGATGAAGTTCCTGCACCCTGAAATTATCACCGTCGATCCGGGCTACGCCGAGTCCGGCAGGCAGGCCGCCGCGCAGCTGATCGAGCAGATCAACGGGCGGAGCGAGCCGCGCCAGATCGTTATTCCTGCCCGTCTCTCATAA